The Streptomyces achromogenes genome window below encodes:
- the cyc2 gene encoding germacradienol/geosmin synthase Cyc2: MTQPFELPHFYLPHPARLNPNVADARAHSTQWARDMGMLEGSGIWEQADLEAHDYGLLCAYTHPDCDGPALSLITDWYVWVFFFDDHFLDMFKRTPDRAAGKAHLDRLPLFMPLDLSTPVPEPRNPVEAGLKDLWTRTVPAMSRDWRRRFAVATEHLLNESMWELSNIDEGRIANPVEYIEMRRKVGGAPWSAGLVEYATAEVPAAVAGTRPLRVLMETFSDAVHLRNDLFSYQREVEDEGENSNGVLVLETFFGCTTQEAADTVNDILTSRLHQFEHTALTEVPALALDKGLRPDEVAAVAAYTKGLQDWQSGGHEWHTRSSRYMNEGASSRAPWQKLTGPGTSAADVGALLASAAAERLRACTHVPFQKVGPSRLPDFTMPFAVGISPHLEGCRPRLLAWTHRMGMLAEGVWDEDRLASCDLALCSAGLDPDATAQALDLSAQWLAWGTYGDDYYPLVFGNRRDLAAARLTTARLSACMTLDGEPAPVVPVDAMERGLIDLWTRTTRDMSPDQRRTLRDAVDAMTESWVWELSNQLQNRVPDPVDYLEMRRATFGSELTLSLCRMGRGPAVPPEVYRSGVVRALENAAMDYACLTNDVFSYQKEIEYEGEVHNAILVVQNFFGCDYPTALGVVHDLMTRRMEQFEHIVAHELPVLCDDFGLSSEARAAMGDYVADLQNWLAGILNWHREVDRYKAGYLARRTHGFLPGLVPPSPLPQFSLS; this comes from the coding sequence ATGACGCAACCGTTCGAACTCCCGCACTTCTACCTGCCGCACCCCGCGCGGCTGAACCCGAACGTCGCCGACGCACGGGCGCACTCCACGCAGTGGGCGCGGGACATGGGCATGCTGGAGGGATCCGGGATCTGGGAACAGGCCGATCTGGAGGCGCACGACTACGGCCTGCTCTGCGCCTACACCCACCCCGACTGCGACGGGCCCGCGCTGTCGCTGATCACCGACTGGTACGTGTGGGTGTTCTTCTTCGACGACCACTTCCTCGACATGTTCAAGCGCACCCCGGACCGCGCGGCGGGCAAGGCCCATCTGGACCGGCTCCCGCTGTTCATGCCGCTGGACCTGTCGACGCCGGTTCCCGAGCCGCGCAACCCGGTGGAGGCCGGGCTGAAGGACCTGTGGACGCGCACGGTGCCGGCCATGTCGCGGGACTGGCGCAGGCGTTTCGCCGTGGCCACGGAACACCTCCTCAACGAGTCCATGTGGGAGCTGTCCAACATCGACGAGGGGCGCATCGCCAACCCCGTCGAGTACATCGAGATGCGCCGCAAGGTGGGCGGCGCGCCCTGGTCGGCGGGGCTGGTGGAGTACGCCACCGCCGAGGTTCCCGCAGCCGTCGCGGGAACCAGGCCGCTCAGGGTGCTGATGGAGACCTTCTCGGACGCCGTGCACCTGCGCAACGACCTGTTCTCCTACCAGCGCGAGGTCGAGGACGAGGGCGAGAACAGCAACGGCGTGCTCGTCCTGGAGACGTTCTTCGGCTGCACCACCCAGGAGGCCGCCGACACCGTCAACGACATCCTCACCTCCCGGCTCCACCAGTTCGAGCACACCGCGCTCACCGAAGTCCCCGCGCTCGCCCTGGACAAGGGCCTCCGGCCGGACGAGGTGGCCGCCGTCGCCGCCTACACCAAGGGCCTGCAGGACTGGCAGTCCGGCGGCCACGAATGGCACACGCGCTCCAGCCGCTACATGAACGAGGGCGCCTCGTCCCGGGCCCCCTGGCAGAAACTGACCGGCCCCGGCACCTCGGCCGCCGACGTCGGCGCGCTGCTGGCCTCCGCCGCCGCCGAACGCCTGCGCGCCTGCACGCACGTGCCGTTCCAGAAGGTCGGCCCCTCGCGACTGCCCGACTTCACCATGCCGTTCGCGGTCGGGATCAGCCCGCACCTGGAGGGCTGCCGGCCGCGGCTGCTGGCGTGGACGCACCGGATGGGCATGCTGGCGGAGGGCGTCTGGGACGAGGACAGGCTCGCCTCCTGCGACCTCGCCCTGTGCTCGGCCGGCCTCGACCCGGACGCCACCGCGCAGGCGCTCGACCTCAGCGCCCAGTGGCTCGCCTGGGGCACCTACGGCGACGACTACTACCCGCTCGTCTTCGGCAACCGCCGTGATCTCGCGGCCGCCCGCCTCACCACGGCCCGCCTGTCGGCCTGCATGACCCTCGACGGCGAGCCCGCCCCGGTCGTCCCCGTCGACGCGATGGAACGCGGTCTGATCGACCTCTGGACGCGCACCACCCGCGACATGAGCCCGGACCAGCGGCGCACCCTGCGCGACGCGGTCGACGCCATGACCGAGAGCTGGGTGTGGGAGCTGTCCAACCAGCTCCAGAACCGCGTTCCCGACCCGGTCGACTATCTGGAGATGCGCCGCGCCACCTTCGGCTCCGAGCTCACCCTGAGCCTGTGCCGCATGGGCCGGGGCCCCGCCGTCCCGCCGGAGGTCTACCGCAGCGGGGTCGTGCGCGCGCTGGAGAACGCGGCGATGGACTACGCGTGCCTCACCAACGACGTCTTCTCCTACCAGAAGGAGATCGAGTACGAGGGCGAGGTGCACAACGCGATCCTCGTCGTGCAGAACTTCTTCGGCTGCGACTACCCGACCGCACTCGGCGTCGTCCACGACCTCATGACCCGGCGCATGGAGCAGTTCGAGCACATCGTCGCGCACGAACTGCCCGTCCTCTGCGACGACTTCGGCCTCTCGTCCGAAGCCCGTGCGGCGATGGGGGACTACGTGGCCGACCTGCAGAACTGGCTGGCGGGCATCCTGAACTGGCACCGCGAGGTCGACCGGTACAAGGCCGGATACCTGGCCCGCCGCACCCACGGCTTCCTGCCCGGCCTCGTGCCGCCCTCGCCGCTCCCGCAGTTCTCGCTCTCCTGA
- a CDS encoding CTP synthase C-terminal region-related (seleno)protein, producing MTGIAAQTARIALVGDRSSTVVSHTRIPLLLDALAARDRLVLDAYWIPSKEAEAEGAVRGFDAVWVVPGSPYRSEAGVLSAIRAAREEGIPFLGTCGGFQHALLEYARTVCGLSRAAHAENDPDADDPLIEPLACSLVGHEGTVTLEPGSLAHAVIGSERTVERYFCAYGPSRHLDVLRAHGLRFSGHDEQGLPRIAELADHPFFLASLFQPELSGDGSRPHPVVRALARAAVGHAARR from the coding sequence ATGACCGGCATCGCAGCGCAGACCGCACGGATCGCCCTGGTGGGCGACCGCTCCTCCACCGTCGTCTCCCACACGCGGATACCGCTCCTCCTGGACGCCCTGGCCGCCCGGGACCGGCTGGTCCTGGACGCCTACTGGATCCCCTCGAAGGAGGCGGAGGCCGAGGGCGCGGTGCGGGGTTTCGACGCGGTGTGGGTGGTGCCGGGCAGCCCCTACCGGAGCGAGGCGGGCGTCCTGTCCGCGATCCGCGCCGCGCGCGAGGAGGGCATCCCGTTCCTCGGCACCTGCGGCGGCTTCCAGCACGCGCTGCTGGAGTACGCCCGCACGGTCTGCGGGCTGTCGCGCGCGGCGCACGCCGAGAACGATCCCGACGCCGACGACCCGCTCATCGAGCCGCTGGCCTGCTCGCTGGTGGGTCACGAGGGCACGGTGACGCTCGAGCCGGGCTCGCTCGCCCATGCGGTGATCGGCTCGGAGCGCACGGTGGAGCGCTACTTCTGCGCGTACGGGCCCTCCCGCCATCTGGACGTGTTGCGCGCCCACGGGCTGCGTTTCTCCGGCCACGACGAGCAGGGCCTGCCCCGGATCGCCGAACTGGCGGACCACCCCTTCTTCCTGGCCTCCCTCTTCCAGCCGGAGCTTTCCGGCGACGGCTCGCGCCCGCACCCGGTCGTGCGGGCGCTGGCGCGGGCCGCGGTCGGGCACGCGGCCCGGCGGTGA